The proteins below are encoded in one region of Candidatus Omnitrophota bacterium:
- the gyrB gene encoding DNA topoisomerase (ATP-hydrolyzing) subunit B has protein sequence MSEKEKKSKEQIAKDKEAAVKKYDATTIQVLEGVDAVRKRPAMYIGDTTSRGLHHMVYEVVDNSIDECMAGYATAIEVIVHADNSVTVIDDGRGIPVDIHKTMNKPALEVVMTTLHAGGKFDHKAYRVSGGLHGVGVSVVNALSEWLEVESRRDGKIYHQEYECGKAASKVKVIGTAQHTGTSVSFKADKEIFPLGINYSFDILSNRLRELAFLNKELKIKLKDERAKGREAEYQFSGGIVSFVEFLNKNKNVLHKKVIYFSKEKDGIQAEIAAQYNDGYAESIYTFANNINTIEGGTHLTGFKSALTRTLNQYCKSKNLLKNEDSSISGDDTREGISAVISVKVPNPQFEGQTKTKLGNSEVEGIVESIVNEALGSFLEENPPVANKIIEKAVLAARAREAARKARELTRRKGALEGASLPGKLADCQETDASLCEVYLVEGDSAGGCFFGDTEVALADGRNLSFKELVREWENGKKNYCFTIKDSGSMGIAEIASPRCTQKEAAVVNVVLDNGEEIMCTPGHLFMARDGFYVQAKDLQPGESLMPFRTKLSSLGKGVTIEGYPMVFDTAKNQWIFWHLLADAYNLERGVYKIYDGDNRHHVDFNKLNNCPDNIVRMSRNEHLELHRKHAKKVLHAKEVVEKCNRTKRTPEYRKKISDIMKQMSPMLSARAKKQWENPAYKQYMVKKYMEFYNKDETFRARVLGLIDKAQKKHWAKPDNRLKQSLKTKKYFEAHPEHREKHSDIAKQQWDDITLRLWRREKTKEQWTIGFRLKRKQAYDQTYFRHSMALAKRVINEGKDIALYEKERKRLAPRNKNLLTLDTLAQRFFDNDKNRLREAINNYNHKVKRVEWLVDRVDVYDIEVPNTHNFALASGVFVHNSAKQGRDRRFQAILPLKGKILNVEKARLDKALSNEEIRTIITAIGSGIGEEFNIEKLRYHKIIIMCDADVDGSHIRTLLLTFLYRQMPALIENGHIYIAQPPLYKIKRGKREEYIQTEDDYNNLLLELGSEGMALVRVKDKHQFTDKQLKSILDALIELGSMGNAIERSGVSLSKYISLRQKKTKKLPLYMIKVDGEAHFLYNDDELSEYIGEEEEPKTKSREKAVDSKGKKEEKKPEPKPKAQDYMEFYEAREIEKIVDKIEKLGVDIEEYDVEEEDHAQGRSLKKETRKPIFTIKSEKGHEGFFSLKEVLGYVKGVGKEGMSIQRYKGLGEMNPTQLWETTMDPERRTLLKVMLEDAVETDAMFTVLMGEAVEPRREFIEKHAHEVKVLDI, from the coding sequence ATGAGTGAGAAAGAGAAGAAGAGCAAAGAACAGATAGCAAAAGATAAAGAAGCGGCGGTAAAGAAATACGACGCGACTACGATACAGGTGTTGGAAGGCGTCGACGCGGTCAGGAAAAGGCCGGCCATGTATATCGGCGACACAACGTCGCGGGGGTTGCACCACATGGTGTACGAAGTAGTCGATAACTCTATCGACGAATGCATGGCAGGTTACGCCACGGCTATCGAGGTTATCGTGCATGCCGACAACTCCGTCACGGTAATCGATGACGGGCGAGGCATTCCGGTCGACATACATAAGACGATGAATAAGCCTGCGCTTGAAGTCGTCATGACCACGCTCCATGCCGGCGGTAAATTTGACCACAAGGCGTATCGGGTATCGGGCGGGCTGCATGGCGTGGGCGTAAGTGTTGTCAACGCGCTTTCCGAATGGCTTGAGGTAGAATCGAGGCGCGACGGCAAGATATACCATCAGGAGTACGAGTGCGGCAAGGCCGCTTCAAAGGTAAAAGTTATCGGCACCGCCCAACACACAGGCACATCGGTGTCATTCAAAGCCGACAAAGAGATATTCCCCTTGGGCATAAATTATTCTTTTGATATTTTGTCTAACCGCTTAAGAGAACTCGCGTTTCTAAATAAAGAGTTAAAGATAAAACTAAAAGATGAACGGGCTAAGGGCCGCGAGGCCGAGTATCAGTTTTCCGGGGGCATCGTCTCATTCGTAGAATTTTTAAATAAAAACAAAAACGTTCTCCACAAAAAAGTAATATATTTTTCGAAAGAAAAGGATGGCATCCAGGCGGAGATAGCCGCGCAGTATAACGACGGGTATGCCGAGAGCATATACACTTTCGCTAATAATATAAATACCATAGAAGGCGGCACGCATCTGACAGGATTTAAATCCGCGCTGACCAGGACGCTAAACCAATATTGCAAATCCAAAAATCTTTTGAAGAACGAAGACTCGTCTATTTCGGGCGATGATACGAGAGAAGGCATAAGCGCGGTAATAAGCGTTAAAGTTCCAAACCCGCAGTTTGAGGGCCAGACAAAGACAAAGCTCGGCAATTCCGAAGTCGAGGGTATTGTGGAGTCTATAGTCAATGAAGCTCTCGGGTCATTTTTGGAAGAGAACCCGCCAGTTGCCAACAAGATAATCGAAAAAGCCGTATTGGCCGCGCGCGCGAGAGAAGCAGCGCGAAAGGCGCGAGAGCTTACCCGTCGCAAGGGCGCCCTGGAAGGAGCATCGCTCCCGGGCAAGTTAGCCGATTGTCAGGAGACGGATGCATCATTATGCGAAGTCTATTTGGTGGAAGGGGATTCGGCCGGTGGCTGTTTTTTTGGAGACACAGAAGTTGCTTTGGCCGATGGGAGAAACCTCAGCTTTAAAGAGTTAGTTCGTGAATGGGAAAACGGCAAGAAGAATTATTGTTTCACAATAAAAGATAGCGGCAGCATGGGGATAGCAGAAATAGCAAGCCCTAGGTGTACGCAAAAAGAGGCAGCCGTTGTCAACGTTGTGTTAGATAATGGTGAAGAGATAATGTGTACCCCCGGTCATTTATTTATGGCAAGAGATGGATTTTACGTTCAGGCTAAGGATCTGCAGCCCGGCGAGTCTCTTATGCCGTTTAGGACGAAGCTGTCTTCGTTGGGAAAAGGTGTGACCATAGAAGGATACCCCATGGTTTTTGACACGGCAAAAAACCAATGGATATTCTGGCATCTTTTGGCAGATGCTTACAATCTTGAGCGGGGGGTGTATAAAATATACGACGGAGACAACAGGCACCATGTGGATTTTAACAAGCTAAATAATTGTCCCGACAACATTGTAAGAATGAGCAGAAATGAACACCTTGAGCTTCATAGAAAGCACGCAAAGAAGGTGTTGCATGCAAAGGAAGTTGTAGAAAAATGCAACAGAACAAAAAGGACACCCGAATATCGCAAAAAAATCTCCGATATTATGAAACAAATGTCGCCAATGCTTAGCGCTAGAGCCAAGAAGCAATGGGAGAACCCCGCGTATAAGCAGTACATGGTTAAGAAATATATGGAATTCTATAATAAGGATGAAACATTCAGAGCTCGGGTGCTTGGGCTTATTGATAAAGCTCAGAAAAAGCATTGGGCGAAGCCTGATAATAGGCTTAAGCAATCTTTAAAAACGAAGAAATATTTTGAGGCCCACCCGGAACACAGGGAAAAGCATTCCGATATAGCAAAACAACAATGGGATGACATCACTCTTCGTTTATGGCGGCGGGAAAAGACAAAAGAGCAATGGACCATAGGTTTCCGGTTAAAACGTAAACAAGCATATGACCAAACATATTTTAGGCATAGCATGGCGCTGGCAAAAAGAGTTATCAATGAAGGCAAAGACATTGCTCTATATGAAAAAGAGAGGAAGCGACTTGCGCCTCGTAATAAGAACCTATTAACACTTGATACGTTAGCGCAAAGATTTTTCGATAACGACAAAAATAGACTGCGCGAAGCCATAAATAATTATAATCATAAAGTAAAACGAGTGGAATGGCTGGTCGATCGGGTGGACGTTTACGATATAGAGGTCCCGAATACACATAATTTTGCTCTTGCCAGCGGCGTGTTTGTGCACAATAGCGCAAAACAGGGACGCGATAGGCGCTTTCAGGCCATACTGCCATTAAAAGGTAAGATACTGAATGTTGAAAAAGCCCGGCTCGATAAGGCGCTTTCAAATGAAGAAATAAGAACCATTATAACAGCCATCGGCAGCGGCATAGGAGAAGAGTTTAATATCGAGAAGCTTAGATATCACAAGATAATAATAATGTGCGACGCCGACGTCGATGGGTCACACATAAGAACGCTTCTTTTGACATTCCTGTATCGTCAAATGCCGGCATTGATAGAAAACGGCCATATCTATATAGCTCAACCGCCCTTATACAAGATCAAAAGAGGCAAAAGAGAGGAATATATACAAACGGAAGATGATTATAATAATCTTCTGCTCGAGCTGGGTTCAGAGGGCATGGCCCTTGTCCGCGTTAAAGACAAGCACCAGTTTACAGATAAACAGCTAAAATCTATCCTTGACGCATTGATAGAGCTTGGGAGCATGGGGAACGCTATTGAAAGAAGTGGAGTAAGTTTATCAAAATACATCAGCTTGAGACAGAAGAAGACCAAAAAACTACCACTTTATATGATAAAAGTGGATGGAGAAGCCCATTTCTTATACAATGACGATGAATTGTCCGAGTATATAGGAGAAGAGGAAGAACCCAAGACAAAGAGCAGGGAAAAGGCAGTGGATTCAAAGGGCAAGAAGGAAGAAAAGAAACCAGAGCCAAAACCTAAGGCTCAAGACTATATGGAGTTTTACGAGGCAAGGGAGATAGAAAAGATAGTAGATAAAATAGAAAAGCTTGGGGTGGATATTGAGGAGTATGATGTTGAGGAAGAAGATCATGCACAGGGCAGGTCTTTAAAGAAAGAAACGCGCAAGCCGATATTTACAATAAAAAGCGAAAAAGGCCATGAAGGCTTCTTCAGCCTGAAGGAAGTTTTAGGATATGTTAAAGGCGTGGGCAAAGAAGGCATGTCCATCCAAAGGTACAAAGGTCTCGGAGAGATGAACCCGACACAGCTATGGGAAACGACCATGGACCCGGAGAGAAGAACATTGTTAAAAGTAATGCTGGAAGACGCGGTTGAGACAGACGCGATGTTTACAGTTCTGATGGGCGAGGCGGTGGAGCCTAGGCGAGAGTTTATAGAAAAACACGCCCACGAAGTAAAAGTACTAGATATATAA
- the dnaA gene encoding chromosomal replication initiator protein DnaA: protein MTSNDSSIWLRAREFIKKDLDNDQVFNIWFGPIRLVSSTESSITLEVQNKLFQEMLLDRYLKIINSSVAKSCGKEMRVEFVLTESSDAPKQAQPQDIPKTPGKPFWPFAREKQDTGKEIGLNPRYTFDSFVVGPSNRFAHAATNAVCDSPAKAYNPLFIYGGVGLGKTHLMHAIGHKALQRAPKTKILYISSEDFTNQLIASIQNRTTMKFREKYRNVDILLIDDIHFIAGKESTQEEFFHTFNTLYDAHKQIVVSSDRPPKEIQSLEERLVSRFEWGLVTDIQPPDFETRMAILKKKSERDGIVLPDDVYYFLAEKVKSNIRELEGALIRVVAYAKLIGREITVDMVKEVLKDMIREGEKNITIDLIQKKVCEYFDIKLSDMKVKKRSRGIAYPRQIAMYLARQLTDYSLPEIGEYFGGRDHTTVMHAFDKIQNDLKIKKGLSSLIERVTENIQSS, encoded by the coding sequence ATGACAAGCAACGACTCTTCAATCTGGCTCAGGGCCAGAGAATTTATAAAGAAAGATCTCGATAACGACCAGGTATTTAATATTTGGTTCGGCCCTATCAGGCTTGTGTCTTCGACAGAAAGCTCCATAACGCTGGAGGTCCAGAACAAGTTATTCCAGGAGATGCTTCTCGACCGCTATCTGAAGATCATAAATTCCAGCGTCGCTAAATCGTGCGGCAAGGAGATGCGCGTTGAATTCGTATTAACGGAGTCTTCCGACGCGCCCAAACAGGCGCAGCCTCAGGATATACCAAAAACTCCCGGCAAACCATTCTGGCCTTTTGCGCGCGAAAAACAGGATACCGGCAAAGAGATAGGCTTAAACCCGAGATATACATTCGATAGCTTTGTCGTCGGGCCAAGCAACCGGTTCGCGCATGCCGCGACAAACGCCGTATGCGATTCCCCCGCAAAAGCATATAATCCTTTGTTCATCTACGGCGGCGTCGGTTTGGGTAAGACCCATCTAATGCACGCTATCGGCCACAAGGCTTTACAAAGGGCTCCGAAGACAAAAATATTATACATATCCAGCGAGGACTTTACAAACCAACTCATAGCTTCTATACAAAACAGGACCACCATGAAGTTCCGGGAAAAATACCGCAATGTCGATATCCTTCTCATAGATGATATACATTTTATCGCCGGCAAGGAGTCGACACAGGAAGAATTTTTCCATACATTCAATACTCTTTACGACGCGCATAAGCAGATAGTCGTTTCCAGCGACAGGCCGCCAAAAGAGATACAGTCTCTCGAGGAAAGGCTTGTCTCCAGGTTTGAGTGGGGGCTTGTCACCGACATCCAGCCGCCTGATTTTGAAACGCGAATGGCCATATTGAAGAAAAAGTCCGAGCGCGACGGAATAGTTTTGCCCGACGATGTATACTACTTCCTGGCGGAGAAAGTAAAGTCTAACATCCGCGAGCTTGAAGGTGCGCTCATACGCGTTGTGGCATACGCGAAGCTTATAGGCAGAGAGATAACCGTGGATATGGTTAAAGAGGTTTTAAAAGACATGATCCGTGAAGGTGAAAAAAATATAACGATCGATTTAATACAGAAAAAGGTGTGTGAGTATTTTGATATCAAGCTATCTGATATGAAGGTAAAAAAGCGTTCGCGGGGCATAGCATACCCAAGACAGATAGCAATGTATTTAGCCCGTCAGCTCACGGATTACTCTCTACCTGAAATAGGCGAATACTTTGGCGGCAGGGACCATACCACGGTAATGCATGCCTTTGATAAGATACAAAATGATCTAAAGATTAAGAAGGGTTTGAGTAGTTTGATTGAAAGGGTTACCGAAAACATACAGTCGTCTTAG
- the rpmH gene encoding 50S ribosomal protein L34 — MKYTLKAGSNIKRKRTHGFRKKMRTRHGRAVLKRRRQKGRYKLTV; from the coding sequence ATGAAGTATACTTTAAAAGCCGGCTCTAATATTAAGAGAAAGAGAACGCACGGATTCAGGAAGAAAATGCGCACGCGCCATGGCAGAGCTGTTTTAAAAAGACGAAGACAGAAGGGCAGATATAAGCTCACCGTATGA
- the dnaN gene encoding DNA polymerase III subunit beta, translated as MKFDTTKDVLTKGIQDVQSAINPKTTLPILSNILMETGKDNLSLTATDLDIGIISNIQVKPGTEGAITIPAKKFFDIIKELPEGDVSVSVKKNNLVHIECPSCLFKIMGLPKDEFPQLPDFKDKDSIAIQRPRLKKMIAMTSFAISRDETRYVLNGVLFIIKPTYIRMVATDGRRLAMVEEKIQAPKTQERKVIIPAKTIAELGKLLGDEGEVKVCFGNNQVLFDMGGTKVVSRLIEGEFPNYEQVVPKEVKDKIGVSRVKLLAATKRAALFTNTDSLAVKIELSKDKMVLSKSAPYIGEAREEIVVDYKGKDIAIGFNPDYLVDALKNINEETVNLEISDPEKPGVIRIGNEYVYVVLPMQL; from the coding sequence ATGAAGTTTGACACGACAAAGGATGTTCTAACAAAAGGAATACAAGACGTCCAAAGCGCCATAAACCCAAAAACAACATTACCGATACTATCGAACATATTAATGGAAACCGGCAAAGATAATCTATCACTCACAGCAACAGACCTTGATATAGGCATAATATCAAACATACAAGTTAAACCAGGGACAGAGGGGGCTATAACCATCCCGGCAAAGAAATTTTTCGATATTATAAAAGAATTACCCGAAGGGGATGTGTCTGTATCGGTAAAAAAGAACAATTTAGTGCACATAGAATGCCCAAGCTGTTTATTTAAGATAATGGGCCTGCCAAAAGATGAATTTCCTCAATTACCGGATTTTAAAGACAAGGACTCAATAGCGATACAACGGCCGAGACTGAAAAAGATGATCGCGATGACAAGTTTCGCGATAAGCCGCGATGAAACAAGGTATGTGTTAAACGGTGTATTGTTTATAATAAAGCCAACATATATAAGGATGGTGGCAACTGATGGGCGCCGACTCGCAATGGTGGAAGAAAAGATACAGGCGCCAAAGACGCAGGAAAGAAAGGTTATAATACCGGCCAAGACTATAGCGGAGCTTGGGAAGTTGTTGGGAGATGAAGGCGAGGTTAAGGTTTGTTTTGGGAATAATCAGGTGCTGTTTGATATGGGCGGGACAAAAGTTGTGTCGCGGCTTATTGAGGGAGAATTCCCAAACTACGAACAGGTAGTGCCCAAAGAGGTTAAGGACAAGATTGGTGTGTCGCGGGTAAAGCTTCTTGCGGCGACAAAAAGAGCCGCGTTGTTTACAAATACCGACTCTCTCGCAGTCAAGATAGAATTATCCAAAGACAAGATGGTTCTTTCAAAGAGCGCACCGTATATAGGCGAAGCGCGCGAAGAGATCGTGGTTGATTACAAGGGCAAAGACATTGCGATAGGGTTCAACCCTGATTATCTTGTAGACGCGTTAAAAAACATAAATGAAGAAACTGTAAACCTTGAAATTTCCGACCCTGAAAAGCCGGGGGTGATAAGAATAGGCAATGAATATGTTTATGTAGTACTGCCGATGCAGTTATAA
- the gyrA gene encoding DNA gyrase subunit A, translating to MYARNEKLVPVYIEEEMKDSYINYAMSVIVGRALPDVRDGLKPVHRRILFAMKELGVEHSKPYKKCARIVGEVLGKFHPHGDVAVYDTLVRMAQDFSLRYPLIEGQGNFGSVDGDSPAAMRYTEARLSRITDYMLLDIEKNTVDFMPNFDGSLEEPMVLPACLPNLLVNGSSGIAVGMATNIPPHNLTEVAQAVMFVIDDPSCDPKDLLKIVKGPDFPTGGIIRGYEGIKNAYSTGRGLLRVHAKAFIEEQKNGKETIIVKELPYQVNKANLIETIADLITDKKIDGITDLRDESDKDGMRIVIEIRRGANAKVILNQLYKHTQMQTTFGVIMLALVEGRPRVLNLKEVLEEFIRHRKEIVIRRTKYDLEKAQDRAHILEGLKIALKELDKVIKIIRGSKDPQEAKAELIKKIGLSDRQAQAILEMQLQRLTHLERDKIDKEYLELIKKIELFKSILESEKKVLEIIKQEMKDLIEKFGDARRTDILPETEELDIEDLIAEEDVVITISHAGYIKRLPVSGYRKQRRGGKGVTGADMKEEDFIEHLFIASTHDYMLFFTDKGIVHWLKVHEIPEAGRTSKGRPIVNLLTLGAGEKVSAFVPVRQFKEGEFLVMATKNGTIKKTALTAYSNPRKGGIIGITLEKDDELIEVQRTDGNAELLMATREGKAIRFKESQVRDMGRGAKGVRGINLGKKDALIAMEVAKADQTILTVTQEGFGKRTLFKEYRIQSRGGKGIINIKVTGKNGEAVGIKTVSDRDEIMLITEKGMIVRSPIKDIRATGRSTQGVRLMKLDKGDKISSVAKIVPEDEAAEEEKIKEAGASAGKETPAPKKEEAAVKEEAKKEVIKKEEVEQKKSPKKKAIRRKK from the coding sequence ATGTACGCGAGAAATGAAAAATTAGTTCCGGTATACATAGAAGAGGAGATGAAAGACTCCTATATAAATTATGCTATGAGCGTTATCGTTGGCCGCGCTCTTCCGGATGTGCGCGACGGGTTGAAGCCCGTTCATCGTCGTATATTATTTGCGATGAAAGAACTCGGCGTAGAGCATTCCAAGCCCTACAAGAAATGCGCCCGTATAGTCGGAGAGGTTTTGGGAAAGTTCCACCCTCATGGAGATGTCGCCGTGTATGATACTCTTGTGAGAATGGCGCAGGATTTTTCTTTAAGGTATCCTTTAATAGAGGGCCAGGGGAACTTCGGATCTGTCGACGGAGATTCGCCGGCCGCTATGAGGTATACCGAAGCCAGGCTTAGCCGCATAACAGATTACATGCTTCTCGATATAGAAAAGAACACAGTCGACTTTATGCCGAACTTTGACGGATCGCTCGAAGAGCCGATGGTTCTGCCGGCATGCCTTCCGAATTTGTTAGTAAATGGTTCAAGTGGTATAGCGGTTGGCATGGCTACAAACATCCCGCCGCATAACCTGACAGAAGTCGCGCAGGCCGTGATGTTTGTTATAGACGATCCAAGCTGTGACCCTAAAGATCTTTTAAAGATAGTCAAAGGTCCGGACTTCCCCACGGGCGGTATTATAAGAGGTTATGAAGGTATTAAGAATGCGTACTCAACGGGCAGGGGGCTGTTAAGGGTTCACGCAAAAGCATTCATAGAAGAACAGAAGAATGGGAAAGAAACAATTATAGTAAAAGAACTGCCATATCAGGTCAACAAGGCCAATCTTATCGAAACGATAGCGGACCTTATCACAGATAAGAAGATCGACGGTATAACGGACTTGAGAGACGAGTCGGATAAAGACGGCATGCGCATCGTCATAGAGATAAGGCGCGGCGCTAACGCAAAAGTTATACTAAACCAGCTCTACAAACACACCCAGATGCAGACGACATTCGGCGTGATAATGCTGGCGCTGGTTGAGGGCCGGCCCAGGGTTCTTAACTTAAAAGAGGTTTTGGAAGAATTCATCCGCCACAGAAAAGAGATCGTTATCCGTCGGACGAAATACGATCTTGAGAAAGCGCAGGATCGCGCCCACATTCTGGAAGGATTAAAGATTGCCTTAAAGGAACTGGACAAGGTCATAAAGATAATACGCGGCTCAAAAGACCCGCAGGAAGCGAAGGCCGAGTTAATAAAAAAGATAGGGCTGTCCGACAGGCAGGCGCAAGCTATTCTTGAAATGCAGTTACAGCGCCTTACGCATCTGGAGCGCGACAAAATTGACAAAGAATACCTGGAGCTGATAAAGAAGATAGAATTATTCAAATCTATCTTAGAGAGCGAAAAAAAGGTCCTCGAGATAATCAAGCAGGAGATGAAAGATCTGATAGAAAAGTTCGGAGACGCGCGCAGGACGGATATATTGCCGGAGACCGAAGAACTTGATATAGAGGACCTCATAGCCGAAGAGGACGTTGTCATAACGATAAGTCACGCCGGCTATATTAAGAGGCTGCCGGTTTCAGGATACAGGAAGCAGCGGCGCGGCGGTAAAGGTGTTACGGGCGCAGACATGAAAGAAGAGGACTTTATAGAGCACCTCTTCATAGCTTCTACCCACGACTACATGCTATTTTTTACCGACAAAGGCATAGTGCATTGGCTTAAGGTGCATGAAATACCCGAAGCCGGGCGCACTTCCAAAGGAAGACCCATAGTGAATTTGCTTACCCTTGGCGCCGGAGAGAAGGTAAGCGCCTTTGTCCCGGTAAGACAATTCAAAGAGGGCGAATTCCTGGTGATGGCCACCAAAAACGGCACGATAAAAAAGACGGCCCTTACGGCATATTCGAATCCGAGAAAAGGCGGCATTATTGGCATAACTCTTGAGAAGGACGATGAGCTTATCGAAGTCCAGCGCACCGACGGGAACGCCGAACTGCTTATGGCCACGCGCGAAGGCAAGGCGATACGCTTTAAAGAATCACAAGTCCGGGATATGGGCCGCGGCGCAAAAGGTGTGCGCGGGATAAATCTCGGCAAGAAAGACGCGCTGATAGCGATGGAAGTGGCGAAGGCCGACCAGACGATTCTTACAGTCACGCAGGAAGGCTTCGGTAAGCGCACACTATTTAAAGAATATCGCATACAATCGCGCGGCGGCAAGGGTATAATCAATATAAAAGTCACCGGCAAGAACGGCGAAGCCGTCGGAATAAAGACAGTTTCCGATAGAGATGAAATTATGCTTATTACAGAAAAGGGCATGATAGTCCGTTCGCCGATCAAGGATATTAGGGCGACAGGCCGTTCAACGCAGGGCGTGAGGCTCATGAAACTTGACAAGGGTGATAAAATATCCTCTGTGGCAAAGATAGTCCCCGAGGATGAGGCAGCGGAAGAAGAGAAGATAAAAGAAGCGGGGGCCAGCGCTGGGAAGGAAACTCCCGCTCCCAAGAAAGAAGAAGCGGCTGTAAAAGAAGAAGCAAAGAAAGAAGTTATAAAAAAAGAGGAAGTAGAGCAGAAAAAATCGCCTAAGAAAAAAGCTATAAGGCGCAAAAAATAA
- the rnpA gene encoding ribonuclease P protein component, with translation MMGSDEKTALSGPRTFPKKERLIKTGEFRKIYKSGSSLSSGPFVLKVLPNTLSLNRIGFSISSRSIKKAFRRNRVRRLFREVFRLTKGKLKNGFDMTLVVRKDPAVKFSYKDAENIFLNLARKARILV, from the coding sequence ATGATGGGCTCCGACGAGAAAACTGCATTATCTGGTCCTCGGACTTTCCCAAAAAAAGAGCGCCTGATAAAAACGGGCGAATTCAGGAAGATCTATAAATCCGGAAGCTCATTATCCAGCGGGCCGTTTGTTCTAAAAGTCCTGCCCAACACCTTAAGCCTAAACCGTATAGGGTTTTCGATAAGTTCCAGGAGCATCAAGAAAGCTTTTAGGCGCAACCGTGTGCGCAGATTGTTCCGTGAGGTTTTTCGACTGACCAAGGGGAAACTCAAAAACGGATTTGACATGACACTCGTTGTGAGAAAAGATCCCGCGGTAAAATTTTCTTATAAGGATGCCGAAAACATTTTTTTAAACCTGGCCAGAAAAGCAAGGATATTAGTATGA
- a CDS encoding DUF721 domain-containing protein yields MAGASDKPLEDVLKNIIGGISKKGGLTQEEVTAAWESAIGKGAARHSKVRLLKDGRLVINMDDSSWLYELTVQKKEILKKLEETLKSKKIKSITLRIGDIK; encoded by the coding sequence ATGGCCGGCGCCAGCGACAAACCCTTAGAAGATGTATTAAAAAACATAATAGGTGGCATTAGTAAAAAGGGCGGTTTAACCCAGGAAGAGGTCACTGCCGCGTGGGAAAGCGCCATCGGAAAAGGCGCGGCGAGGCATTCAAAGGTGCGCCTGCTAAAAGACGGGCGGCTGGTTATAAACATGGATGATTCGAGCTGGTTGTATGAGCTCACAGTGCAAAAAAAAGAGATATTAAAAAAGCTGGAAGAAACTTTAAAAAGCAAAAAGATAAAGAGTATAACGCTAAGAATAGGTGATATTAAATGA
- the yidD gene encoding membrane protein insertion efficiency factor YidD: MKYIVISALKFYRKYLSIINIRCCRFYPSCSEYAIEAVQKHGVISGGVRSIWRVLRCNPFSRGGYDPVK; the protein is encoded by the coding sequence ATGAAGTATATAGTAATATCGGCCTTGAAGTTTTATCGTAAGTATTTGTCAATAATAAACATACGTTGCTGCAGATTTTATCCGTCCTGTTCAGAATATGCCATAGAGGCTGTTCAAAAACACGGGGTAATCTCCGGCGGCGTAAGAAGCATTTGGAGAGTTTTACGCTGCAACCCGTTCTCACGCGGCGGATATGACCCTGTAAAGTAA